In Geminocystis sp. NIES-3709, a single genomic region encodes these proteins:
- a CDS encoding transglutaminase domain-containing protein, translating to MATEREYREWEKRKNKKRQSFKKRNNILSTLWVLIVFTSIALTIKNNPQFFRFTPEQLTWQNILNSFSNNSLKKLTQEFITEIDEPIVINNPVNLQKKKFSTIDYKARNIKYTGNSVKELANILSQYATTEEEKARIIYTWITHNISYDVVALADLFERNIYPDVKVETVLNTRSTICSGYANLYQQLAQYMGLKSVIVTGYGKGINYIVGEDNEVNHAWNTVKINNNWYLIDATWGAGTVNNDQFLANFNPYYFAPKPEEFIYSHFPENTQWQLLKTPFSRSQFDSFADISPNLFEYNIELISHKSFKINTDNRVNITLKAPKNVVAIAQLKSAEQKLSDNYTLVQKQGENIIVNTGFPEKGNYQLDIFAKPKDDSNNYPLIVTYDISANGGSSKFPTTFKHFPDNNGYLESPLTATLIPNQSVYFKLKIDSATEVKVVNKSTNKWDDLTRYGNVFTGNINVGNGGIIVYGKFPGDSRYWALLEYN from the coding sequence ATGGCAACAGAAAGAGAATATCGAGAATGGGAAAAACGTAAAAATAAAAAGCGACAATCTTTTAAAAAAAGGAATAATATCCTCTCTACTTTATGGGTATTAATTGTTTTTACATCAATAGCTTTAACGATTAAAAATAATCCTCAATTTTTTCGGTTTACTCCAGAACAATTAACTTGGCAAAATATATTAAATTCTTTTTCTAATAATTCTCTTAAAAAATTAACTCAAGAATTTATTACCGAGATTGATGAACCTATTGTAATAAATAATCCTGTTAATCTTCAGAAAAAAAAATTTAGTACGATCGACTATAAAGCAAGAAATATTAAATATACAGGAAACTCTGTTAAAGAGTTAGCTAACATTTTATCTCAATATGCCACCACAGAAGAAGAAAAAGCAAGAATTATTTATACATGGATAACTCACAATATTAGTTACGATGTAGTCGCTTTAGCCGATTTATTTGAAAGAAATATTTATCCTGATGTTAAAGTGGAAACTGTTTTAAATACTCGATCGACTATTTGTTCTGGTTATGCTAATTTATATCAACAATTGGCACAATATATGGGGTTAAAATCGGTTATTGTTACTGGATATGGTAAGGGAATTAATTATATTGTAGGGGAAGATAACGAAGTTAATCATGCTTGGAATACCGTTAAAATTAATAATAACTGGTATTTAATTGATGCAACTTGGGGAGCAGGTACTGTAAATAATGATCAATTTTTAGCTAATTTTAATCCTTATTATTTTGCTCCTAAACCCGAAGAATTTATTTATAGTCATTTTCCAGAAAATACTCAATGGCAATTATTAAAAACTCCTTTTTCTCGTTCTCAGTTTGATAGTTTTGCTGATATTTCTCCGAATTTATTTGAATATAATATAGAGTTAATTAGTCATAAAAGTTTTAAAATTAATACCGATAATCGTGTTAATATTACCTTAAAAGCTCCCAAAAATGTGGTTGCGATCGCCCAATTAAAATCAGCAGAACAAAAATTATCCGATAATTATACATTAGTACAAAAACAAGGCGAAAATATTATTGTTAATACAGGATTTCCCGAAAAAGGTAATTATCAATTAGATATATTTGCAAAACCAAAAGATGATAGTAATAATTATCCCTTGATCGTGACCTATGATATTTCTGCTAACGGTGGAAGTAGTAAATTTCCGACAACTTTTAAACATTTTCCTGATAATAATGGTTATTTAGAATCTCCTTTAACAGCAACATTAATTCCTAATCAAAGTGTTTATTTTAAACTAAAAATTGACTCAGCTACAGAAGTAAAAGTTGTCAATAAATCTACGAATAAATGGGATGATTTAACTCGTTATGGAAATGTTTTTACTGGCAATATAAACGTTGGAAATGGGGGAATAATTGTCTATGGTAAATTCCCCGGAGATTCTCGTTATTGGGCATTATTAGAATATAATTAG
- a CDS encoding antibiotic biosynthesis monooxygenase: protein MSGNHDHGSHDHSTEVNSTNGQSAITTPPESFIIPSFTDFDRYNPNASYNKAPTFEFPLNVGLPLTRNFDFEDFVKTISGNDPLNLPDKSDLPFYPGIPALKSPNSYQWDSFPAGEAQQFLTVSVDIDKINVENTPLTGDGDLPVELEAISTSELTRPFTISTTVTPFNAGPIPHIHWAEDEWFIVLQGEVDSWVMSPTEEAYDLYEFPADENGDPSTPPEYNGPPALAKDQIQEFYFAHLTAGQAVFLPRGYGHAYRNASPTGEPLVFLTIWSRDIENGYPEGGIEEFFTLPEPRIGRFYDTSEDAAQYGSLYNKTIGSEDATSNQQRFVDYKNTFPDYYVAMSGNYGDFLESGGNWNPPLYKDYEAFPLTPPDYWNSDLENPWETDQSDPDADLYFPAPSPNAPSDSANFSTPFDPQIINRIYITLDNNSNAEQLQELLAEYTSATEAVTGNFYSEPYQDPNNPLSYFIVEYWNEYSDVDNFEKSQIYLDFIAEVDAIGTTSTTLDTINPIKDSSGDVTDITLVGRFQAKPDTREEMISILTTLQEKTLQEEGALIFEFYENSLVPNEWVLFQKYADGPSTTFHFSQSYFKEFDSEFGLLLVGNGVADGSAIFYVTDEPASSFYDFQKAGLNILTELFQSSPELTVSLETNESGILNVVNDAGTSGIGIVLSFSTDFLTDEPIEYGLFIVDDENGSIDGVNPDDDKYLDKVRERSSILLNTIDLEDLEGYREVFVETSQYYGFYQVTDGSIWDQSPEIEFSIGNENFFRSTNSNQIEFSFNEGLDLSAQLNGPVKGLNAQIGELQTQGINILDTSTLVNKNLTAESHLSINGDNEPTKIGFYAVVDAEGSIVDPDTGAIIEVGDPRYTEIVMSENFPKIYLDSPSDSDHVHDDSDHTHDDSDHTHDDDDTDHTHDGTENHVHGESEFTGGEFYAPFVTFTDSQEQPLTYFAYDEANPNDSKHFISLGENNFGIEDNLQDGDFNDLVLELEFEFTDPPFTVTHHPGGEDDELLNTPIYRFRTGDATYVYVGEQERQSILQNYPTFVDEGEAFKVATQTNDDLISIYRFRNEDLPGAYIYVGEEERQSILEDYPNFVDEGLAFYTYGADADKANDIFRFQTIPGSYMFVGDEERQSITQSNYGFTDQGIAFEALN from the coding sequence ATGTCAGGAAATCACGATCACGGCAGTCACGATCATAGTACTGAGGTTAATAGTACTAATGGGCAATCAGCAATAACGACCCCTCCAGAATCATTTATCATTCCTTCTTTTACTGATTTCGATCGATATAATCCTAATGCTTCTTACAATAAAGCGCCGACCTTTGAATTTCCCCTCAATGTAGGTTTACCCCTAACTCGTAACTTTGATTTTGAGGATTTTGTTAAAACAATTTCGGGAAATGATCCACTTAATTTACCGGACAAGAGCGATTTACCCTTTTATCCCGGTATTCCAGCTTTAAAATCACCTAACTCTTATCAATGGGATTCATTTCCTGCCGGGGAAGCTCAACAATTTCTCACCGTTAGTGTGGATATTGATAAAATTAACGTGGAAAATACTCCATTAACGGGAGATGGAGATTTACCTGTAGAACTTGAAGCTATTAGTACATCAGAGTTAACTCGTCCGTTTACGATCAGTACCACCGTTACACCCTTTAACGCAGGGCCGATTCCTCATATTCATTGGGCAGAAGATGAATGGTTTATCGTATTACAAGGAGAAGTTGACTCTTGGGTAATGTCTCCGACGGAAGAGGCTTACGATTTATATGAATTTCCAGCAGATGAAAATGGAGATCCTTCAACTCCCCCTGAATATAATGGTCCTCCAGCTTTAGCTAAAGATCAAATTCAAGAATTTTATTTTGCTCATTTAACTGCAGGTCAAGCGGTTTTTTTACCAAGAGGTTACGGTCATGCTTATCGTAATGCCAGTCCAACAGGTGAGCCATTAGTTTTTTTAACAATCTGGTCGAGAGATATTGAAAATGGCTATCCTGAAGGGGGAATTGAAGAGTTTTTCACCTTACCTGAACCCAGAATTGGTCGATTTTATGATACTTCTGAGGATGCAGCCCAATATGGCAGTTTATATAATAAAACCATTGGTTCAGAAGACGCTACGAGCAATCAACAACGTTTTGTTGACTATAAGAATACGTTTCCTGATTATTATGTAGCCATGAGTGGTAATTATGGAGATTTTCTTGAATCTGGTGGAAATTGGAATCCTCCTCTATACAAAGATTATGAAGCATTCCCTCTTACTCCACCAGACTACTGGAATTCTGATTTAGAAAATCCTTGGGAGACTGATCAGAGTGATCCAGATGCAGATTTATATTTTCCTGCCCCTTCTCCTAATGCACCCTCTGATAGTGCCAATTTTTCAACTCCCTTTGATCCTCAAATAATTAACCGTATCTATATAACTTTAGATAATAATTCTAACGCAGAACAATTACAAGAATTATTAGCAGAATATACATCAGCAACTGAAGCGGTTACAGGCAACTTTTACAGTGAACCCTATCAAGATCCAAATAACCCTCTTAGTTACTTCATCGTTGAGTATTGGAATGAATATTCTGATGTTGATAACTTTGAGAAGTCACAAATTTATTTGGATTTCATTGCAGAAGTTGATGCGATCGGTACTACTTCTACAACCTTAGATACTATTAACCCTATTAAAGATTCTTCAGGAGATGTCACTGATATTACTCTGGTGGGAAGATTTCAGGCTAAACCTGATACCAGAGAAGAAATGATCAGCATTTTAACTACTCTACAAGAAAAGACTTTACAAGAAGAAGGGGCGCTGATCTTTGAATTTTATGAAAATTCCTTAGTACCTAACGAGTGGGTTTTATTTCAAAAATATGCTGATGGGCCATCCACCACTTTTCACTTTTCCCAAAGTTACTTTAAAGAATTTGATTCTGAATTTGGTTTGTTATTAGTAGGAAATGGTGTTGCTGATGGTAGTGCTATTTTTTATGTTACTGATGAACCTGCATCGAGTTTTTACGACTTTCAAAAAGCAGGTTTAAACATTTTAACGGAGTTATTTCAAAGTTCTCCTGAGTTAACCGTTAGTTTAGAAACTAATGAATCTGGCATTCTCAATGTTGTTAATGATGCCGGCACTTCGGGTATCGGTATTGTTTTAAGTTTTAGTACAGATTTTCTTACTGATGAACCGATCGAATATGGTCTTTTTATCGTAGATGATGAAAATGGATCTATTGATGGCGTTAATCCTGATGATGACAAATACTTAGATAAAGTCAGAGAAAGAAGTTCAATTTTATTAAACACCATCGATTTAGAAGACTTAGAAGGATACAGAGAGGTTTTTGTGGAAACTTCTCAATATTATGGATTTTATCAAGTCACTGATGGTAGTATATGGGATCAATCCCCTGAAATAGAATTTTCGATCGGCAACGAGAATTTCTTTCGATCGACAAACAGCAATCAAATAGAATTTTCTTTTAACGAAGGTTTAGATTTATCAGCCCAATTAAATGGCCCGGTTAAAGGTTTAAATGCTCAGATTGGAGAACTTCAAACTCAGGGAATTAATATCTTAGATACTTCTACTCTTGTCAATAAAAATTTAACAGCAGAATCTCATTTATCAATCAATGGAGATAACGAACCAACTAAAATAGGTTTTTATGCTGTTGTAGATGCTGAGGGTTCAATTGTCGATCCTGATACTGGGGCAATTATCGAAGTAGGAGATCCTCGTTATACCGAGATTGTGATGAGTGAGAATTTTCCCAAAATTTATTTAGATTCTCCTTCAGACTCTGATCATGTTCATGATGATTCAGATCACACCCATGATGATTCCGATCATACTCATGACGATGACGATACGGATCACACTCATGACGGTACTGAAAACCATGTTCATGGAGAATCTGAATTTACAGGGGGAGAATTTTATGCACCTTTTGTTACTTTTACTGATTCTCAAGAACAACCATTAACTTATTTTGCCTATGATGAAGCCAATCCAAATGATTCTAAACATTTCATTTCTTTAGGGGAAAATAATTTTGGTATCGAAGACAATTTACAAGATGGAGACTTCAATGATCTCGTCTTAGAATTAGAGTTTGAGTTTACAGATCCTCCCTTCACTGTTACCCACCATCCTGGGGGAGAAGATGATGAATTGTTAAACACACCGATTTATCGTTTTCGCACTGGAGATGCGACTTATGTTTATGTAGGAGAACAAGAACGTCAAAGTATCTTACAAAATTATCCTACTTTTGTGGATGAAGGAGAAGCCTTTAAAGTTGCTACTCAAACTAACGATGATTTAATTTCTATTTATCGTTTTCGTAATGAGGATCTCCCCGGTGCGTATATTTATGTAGGAGAAGAAGAACGTCAAAGTATCTTGGAAGATTATCCGAATTTTGTGGATGAAGGTTTAGCATTCTATACTTATGGTGCAGACGCTGATAAAGCTAATGATATTTTCCGTTTTCAAACAATTCCGGGTAGTTATATGTTTGTCGGAGATGAAGAACGTCAAAGCATTACTCAAAGTAATTATGGCTTTACCGATCAAGGAATTGCTTTTGAGGCGTTGAATTAA
- a CDS encoding RnfABCDGE type electron transport complex subunit D: MNLFKDARDYQIVCLCLFLSVGIFYRDWTLQIQGIFLTITICLVTQILLSSWVKLTTLEPNFITINPSKNQGFFTVNWLDLSGVKSALISGLGLSLLLRANHPNILMLAGVLAIGSKFIFRYHQKHFFNPANFGIIVTVFLTKSAWVSPGQWGSDWWYLLLFICTGAMVLNKVGRWETSAVFLGVYGGLEAVYNYYLGWNFDVLTHQLMSGSLLVFAFFMLTDPRSIPNAKNSRIIWSIVIAISSFIIKEFFYINSAFFLALFIISPLTILFDLIWKENRFRWQKLTSIS, encoded by the coding sequence ATGAATTTATTTAAGGATGCACGGGATTATCAAATTGTTTGCCTCTGTTTATTTCTTTCAGTAGGAATTTTTTACCGAGATTGGACTTTGCAAATACAAGGAATTTTTCTCACGATAACAATATGTTTAGTAACTCAAATTCTTTTAAGCTCTTGGGTTAAGTTAACCACCTTAGAACCTAATTTTATTACCATAAATCCATCAAAAAATCAAGGCTTTTTCACAGTGAATTGGTTAGATTTATCAGGAGTCAAAAGTGCTTTAATTAGTGGATTAGGTTTATCTTTGTTGTTAAGAGCAAATCACCCGAATATTTTAATGTTGGCTGGAGTATTAGCCATCGGATCTAAATTTATTTTTCGCTATCATCAAAAACACTTTTTCAATCCTGCAAATTTTGGAATTATTGTCACAGTATTTTTAACTAAGTCAGCATGGGTATCTCCCGGACAATGGGGCAGTGATTGGTGGTATTTATTACTTTTTATTTGTACTGGTGCAATGGTATTAAATAAAGTAGGAAGATGGGAAACCAGTGCGGTTTTTCTTGGTGTTTACGGTGGTTTAGAAGCTGTTTATAACTATTATTTAGGATGGAATTTTGATGTTTTAACTCATCAGTTAATGAGTGGTAGTTTATTAGTTTTTGCTTTTTTTATGTTAACAGATCCTCGATCGATTCCTAACGCTAAAAATAGTCGAATTATTTGGTCGATCGTCATTGCTATTTCCAGTTTTATCATCAAAGAGTTTTTCTATATTAATAGTGCTTTTTTCCTTGCTTTATTCATTATTTCACCTTTGACAATTTTATTTGACTTGATTTGGAAAGAAAATCGTTTCCGTTGGCAAAAATTAACTTCAATATCCTAA
- a CDS encoding EVE domain-containing protein translates to MKSEPEVYSIEDLKQDNTTIWDGVRNYQARNYLKQMQKGDIAFFYHSNCKMIGIVGLMTIVESNVIDRTQFDANSPYFDPKSTINNPRWHTVKVQFKEKFTEIISLNTLKEEFTSNELLVVKKGNRLSVIPIPENTAKKIILKSINK, encoded by the coding sequence ATGAAATCTGAACCCGAAGTATATAGTATTGAAGATTTAAAACAAGATAATACAACTATTTGGGATGGTGTTAGAAATTATCAAGCAAGAAATTATTTAAAACAAATGCAAAAAGGAGATATAGCCTTTTTTTATCACTCTAATTGTAAAATGATCGGCATTGTGGGTTTAATGACAATTGTTGAAAGTAATGTGATAGATCGAACTCAATTTGATGCGAATAGTCCTTATTTTGATCCAAAATCAACAATAAACAATCCTCGTTGGCATACGGTAAAAGTACAATTTAAAGAAAAATTTACAGAAATAATAAGTTTAAATACCTTAAAAGAAGAATTCACATCTAATGAATTATTAGTTGTAAAAAAAGGGAATCGTTTATCGGTAATTCCCATACCCGAAAATACCGCAAAAAAAATTATTCTAAAAAGTATAAATAAATGA
- a CDS encoding DUF2330 domain-containing protein, whose protein sequence is MKKYLIIISCLLISFLCFPTSVLAFCGFYVAKADSKLYNQASQVILARNGDRTVLTMANDYQGNVKDFALVVPVPVPIKEDQVNVGNPKILERLDAFSAPRLVEYFDSDPCEPVYRMDNMPQSAVMESKEGRRQAKNESFGVTVESKFTVGEYDIVILSAKQSDGLEKWLISNGYNIPKGAKELLQPYIKQQMKFFVAKVNLTELGKSEFQSLRPLMIAYESPKFMLPIRLGMLNSQKAQDLIVYLLSSNGETELSNYRTVKVPSDVDIPEFVKGDFGNFYKTMFTKSYDREGRKVAFLEYAWSMANCDPCSAEPLNPDELKQAGVFWQNSPYDNNLFITRLHIRYDRTHFPEDLRFQNTANQQLFQGRYVIRHPFREKISCNAGRDYTQQVRNRQETEAQTLANLTGWNLNDIKGKINFLQAENIPWWRQLWR, encoded by the coding sequence ATGAAAAAATACCTAATAATAATTTCCTGTTTACTCATCTCTTTTCTCTGTTTTCCCACATCAGTTTTAGCTTTTTGTGGCTTTTATGTAGCTAAAGCGGATAGCAAATTATACAATCAAGCTTCTCAAGTTATTTTAGCAAGAAATGGCGATCGAACTGTGTTAACCATGGCCAATGATTATCAAGGAAACGTCAAAGATTTTGCGTTAGTTGTACCCGTACCAGTACCTATAAAAGAAGATCAGGTGAACGTTGGCAACCCAAAAATTCTTGAAAGATTAGACGCTTTTAGTGCGCCAAGATTAGTGGAATATTTTGATAGTGATCCTTGTGAGCCAGTGTATCGAATGGATAATATGCCTCAATCCGCCGTGATGGAAAGCAAAGAGGGAAGAAGACAAGCAAAAAACGAATCTTTTGGTGTCACTGTGGAAAGTAAATTTACCGTAGGAGAATATGACATCGTTATCTTGAGTGCAAAACAATCTGATGGCTTAGAAAAATGGTTGATTAGTAACGGCTACAACATTCCGAAAGGAGCAAAAGAGTTATTACAACCATATATCAAACAGCAGATGAAGTTTTTTGTAGCTAAAGTGAATTTGACAGAATTAGGCAAATCTGAGTTTCAATCATTACGCCCATTAATGATAGCCTATGAATCCCCCAAATTCATGTTACCTATACGTTTAGGTATGTTAAATAGCCAAAAAGCACAAGATTTAATTGTTTATCTACTCTCCTCCAACGGTGAAACGGAATTGAGTAATTATCGTACGGTGAAAGTACCTTCAGATGTGGACATTCCAGAATTTGTTAAAGGAGATTTTGGCAATTTTTATAAAACCATGTTTACTAAAAGTTATGACAGAGAAGGACGCAAAGTTGCCTTTTTAGAATATGCTTGGAGCATGGCAAACTGTGATCCATGTTCTGCTGAACCTTTAAACCCTGATGAATTGAAACAGGCTGGAGTTTTTTGGCAAAATTCTCCCTATGATAATAATTTATTTATTACTCGCTTACATATCAGATACGATCGAACTCATTTTCCTGAAGATTTGAGATTTCAGAATACTGCGAATCAACAACTATTTCAAGGACGCTATGTTATCCGTCATCCTTTCCGAGAAAAAATTAGTTGCAATGCGGGGAGAGACTATACACAACAAGTAAGAAATCGACAAGAAACAGAAGCACAAACTTTAGCTAATTTAACAGGTTGGAATTTGAATGATATTAAGGGTAAAATAAACTTTTTACAAGCGGAAAATATCCCTTGGTGGCGACAACTGTGGCGGTGA
- a CDS encoding Ycf34 family protein: MCICVNCVYVDRCNTYHAVESQHQQPHLTDSPDFEPEQPSINVNIRSHEEYIEMEWDVVGCESFMMEMGKWAKLRPGEAIPT, from the coding sequence ATGTGTATTTGTGTTAACTGTGTGTATGTCGATCGATGCAATACCTATCATGCCGTAGAAAGTCAACACCAACAGCCTCACCTAACAGACAGTCCGGATTTTGAACCCGAACAACCGTCTATTAATGTGAATATTCGTTCTCATGAAGAATATATCGAGATGGAATGGGATGTGGTAGGTTGTGAAAGTTTTATGATGGAAATGGGAAAATGGGCTAAATTAAGACCAGGAGAAGCTATTCCTACTTAA
- a CDS encoding transcriptional repressor, with product MSLDTTASIKKKLNSRGWRMTPQREKILQVFDHLPQGNHLSAEELHKLLEEEGENISLSTIYRSVKLMTKMRVLRELELAEGHKHYELNHPYPHHHHHIVCVQCNKTIEFQDDSILKHSLKQCQKEEFQLIDCQLTVTTICQEAIEMGWPSTLPSDWCCSRAIADGQHKHR from the coding sequence ATGTCTTTAGATACTACTGCATCCATCAAAAAAAAGCTCAATTCCAGAGGTTGGCGAATGACTCCTCAACGGGAAAAAATCCTTCAAGTATTTGATCACTTACCCCAAGGAAATCATCTTAGTGCGGAAGAATTACATAAGTTATTAGAAGAAGAAGGGGAAAACATTAGTTTATCGACTATTTATCGTAGTGTTAAATTAATGACGAAAATGCGAGTTTTGCGGGAACTAGAATTGGCTGAAGGTCATAAACATTATGAGTTAAATCACCCTTATCCTCATCATCATCATCATATTGTTTGTGTTCAATGTAATAAAACGATTGAGTTTCAAGATGATTCTATTCTCAAACATAGTCTGAAACAATGTCAGAAAGAGGAATTTCAATTAATTGATTGTCAATTGACGGTGACTACTATTTGTCAAGAAGCGATCGAAATGGGATGGCCTTCAACTCTCCCCTCGGATTGGTGTTGTAGTCGTGCCATCGCAGATGGACAACATAAACATCGATAA
- a CDS encoding phycobilisome rod-core linker polypeptide, whose protein sequence is MAIPLLEYAPNSQNTRVAGYEVGGDEQPRVYNAESLYSASDVDVLIEAAYRQIFFHAFKSDREIALESQLRNKQITVRDFIRGLLLSETFKNSFYEKNSNYRFVEHCIQKVLGRAAYSEKEKIAWSIVVVNKGIKGFVDELLNSDEYLENFGYDIVPYQRRRNLPSRELGERPFNISSPRYDAYYRGVLGFPQIIWQNQVRRFVPQEQQAKAGDPSLYLNMARSINAKPANTPRVSTGNISLDKVPYRR, encoded by the coding sequence TTGGCTATTCCTCTTCTCGAATACGCACCTAATTCTCAAAATACCCGTGTAGCTGGTTATGAAGTAGGTGGAGACGAACAACCCAGAGTTTATAACGCTGAAAGTCTTTATAGTGCATCTGATGTGGATGTATTGATTGAAGCGGCTTATCGTCAAATTTTCTTTCATGCTTTCAAGTCCGATCGTGAAATAGCCTTAGAATCTCAATTGCGCAATAAACAAATTACCGTGCGTGATTTTATTCGTGGTTTATTATTATCGGAAACCTTTAAAAATAGTTTTTACGAAAAAAATAGTAACTATCGTTTTGTAGAGCATTGTATTCAAAAAGTTTTGGGTCGTGCAGCTTACAGCGAAAAAGAAAAAATTGCATGGTCGATCGTAGTTGTAAACAAAGGAATTAAAGGTTTTGTTGATGAGTTATTAAACTCCGATGAATACTTAGAAAACTTTGGTTATGACATCGTACCTTACCAACGTCGTCGTAATTTGCCTTCTCGTGAATTAGGGGAAAGACCATTTAATATTTCTTCTCCTCGTTACGATGCTTACTATCGTGGTGTTCTCGGATTCCCTCAAATTATTTGGCAAAATCAAGTGCGTCGTTTCGTACCTCAAGAACAACAAGCAAAAGCTGGAGATCCTTCACTCTATCTAAATATGGCACGTAGTATTAATGCTAAACCAGCTAATACACCTCGTGTATCTACTGGAAATATCAGTTTAGATAAAGTACCTTATCGCAGATAA
- the hemH gene encoding ferrochelatase — MGRTGVLLLNLGGPEKLEDVRPFLYNLFSDPEIIRLPFPWLQRPLAWLISTLRSKKSEANYMEIGGGSPLLQITEAQAQALQSKLSEQGIDIQVYVGMRYWHPFTEEAIEEIKKDNIEKLVILPLYPQFSISTSGSSFRVLEEMWKTDSHLKNVEYTLIPSWHNHKDYLTAMVDLIKQELQQFENADQVHIFFSAHGVPKSYVMEAGDPYQAEIEECTELIMKTLNTPNPYTLAYQSKVGPVEWLKPYTEDALIELGAQNIKDLLVVPISFVSEHIETLQEIDLEYREVAEEVGISNFKRVPALNTHPMFIQALTNLTTEALEKKPLRFDEVTHPKKNMKMYPQEKWEWGLTTAAEVWNGRLAMLGFLALVVEIISGHGPLHFVGIL; from the coding sequence ATGGGTCGTACAGGAGTATTATTATTAAACTTAGGTGGTCCAGAAAAATTAGAGGATGTACGTCCTTTTCTTTATAATTTATTCTCGGATCCCGAAATTATCCGTTTACCTTTTCCTTGGTTACAAAGACCTCTTGCTTGGTTAATTTCTACTCTTCGGAGTAAAAAATCAGAAGCTAATTACATGGAAATTGGAGGTGGTTCGCCATTACTACAAATTACGGAAGCTCAAGCTCAAGCCTTACAATCTAAGTTATCAGAACAAGGTATCGATATTCAAGTTTATGTCGGTATGCGTTATTGGCATCCTTTTACTGAAGAAGCGATCGAGGAAATAAAAAAAGATAACATTGAAAAGTTAGTTATCTTACCCTTGTATCCTCAATTTTCCATTAGTACCAGTGGATCAAGTTTTCGAGTATTAGAAGAAATGTGGAAAACAGATTCACATCTCAAAAATGTCGAATATACTTTAATTCCTTCATGGCATAACCACAAAGATTACTTAACAGCGATGGTGGATTTAATTAAACAAGAATTACAACAGTTTGAGAACGCCGATCAAGTACATATATTCTTTAGCGCTCACGGTGTACCCAAAAGCTATGTAATGGAAGCAGGAGATCCTTATCAAGCGGAAATTGAAGAATGTACGGAGTTAATCATGAAAACTCTCAATACTCCAAATCCTTACACTTTAGCCTATCAAAGTAAAGTCGGCCCAGTAGAATGGTTAAAACCTTACACGGAAGACGCATTAATCGAGTTAGGTGCACAAAATATCAAAGATTTATTAGTTGTCCCCATTAGTTTTGTGTCGGAGCATATCGAAACCTTGCAAGAAATTGATCTTGAATATAGGGAAGTCGCCGAAGAAGTTGGTATAAGTAACTTTAAACGTGTACCTGCCTTAAATACTCATCCTATGTTTATCCAAGCCTTAACGAACCTAACGACGGAAGCCTTAGAAAAAAAACCTTTACGGTTTGATGAAGTTACCCACCCCAAGAAAAATATGAAAATGTACCCTCAAGAAAAATGGGAATGGGGTTTAACTACTGCGGCCGAAGTTTGGAATGGAAGGTTAGCCATGTTAGGGTTTTTAGCCTTAGTGGTAGAAATAATTAGTGGTCATGGCCCTCTACATTTTGTAGGAATATTATAA
- a CDS encoding carboxymuconolactone decarboxylase family protein — protein MTYKNAVLDDAQLQAGLSSINPKFGDFCTRVAGEAWGLPLIDQKTKALITIAVDVVNQDQTGAGNPFGAHVNMALQQGATREEIEELLLFMCVYAGFNKAAGCFGMLNEIFADAEK, from the coding sequence ATGACTTATAAAAACGCCGTCCTTGACGACGCTCAATTACAAGCAGGATTAAGTAGTATCAATCCTAAATTTGGAGATTTTTGTACCCGTGTAGCCGGAGAGGCTTGGGGTTTACCATTAATAGATCAAAAAACTAAGGCTTTAATCACCATCGCTGTTGATGTGGTTAATCAAGATCAAACTGGTGCAGGAAATCCTTTTGGTGCGCACGTTAACATGGCACTTCAACAGGGCGCCACGAGAGAAGAAATAGAAGAATTATTACTTTTCATGTGCGTTTATGCTGGATTTAATAAAGCGGCCGGTTGTTTTGGGATGCTTAATGAAATTTTTGCTGATGCTGAAAAATAA